The window GTGAACTCGTCGCCTCCCATGCGGGCGAACATATCAACCTCACGGAGACACCCTTTGATGCGGTGAGTGAAAGCCTGCAAGAAGGCATCTCCTACATCATGGCCCATCGTATCATTTATCACTTTGAAATCATCTATGTCTAAGTATAAAAGTCCAAACGGTCTCTTCGTTCGATTGGCTTGCAAAAGCATTTGCTGCAGATGCTCCTTAAACATTCGCCGATTAGGCAATCCTGTTAGAGGATCATGAAAAGCCATGGCAATAAGACGGCTCTCTTGATTTTTGCGCAGCGTGATATCCGTTAGAACGAAAGAAATCTCAGCTAGAACACCCTCGTCGTTACGAATTGGAATCGCGGTGCACTCAAACCAGATGATATTCTTACTTGCACCTTTCGCTCGGAATTCCAGCTTACTGCTGCTGCAAGTTTGCAAGGTTTTGATAAACATTTTATGTAAATCCATACCATATTCCGAATCGATAAAGCCCACTATTTGCTGAAAGTCAGTAGGTATAAATCCTATCACTTCACTAAAGTTCTTAGAGGCGTAGGTCAAATTTCCATAAACATCAAATGTGCTAAACAGATCCCAAGCTTGCTCGATGAATTGGCGTACGAATGTATCCTTCTGTAACGATGAATGTTTGGCAATATCCGAATCAGCCTTATGACTCATTACTTCGCAGCCCCTCTCGTGCTTTTTACATAGAGACTTAGGTAGCTTAGCACGGGAACATAAAGATTCAATTAAGTTCAGCCAAAATTTTCGTCAATTGAAGTCGAAATATGACTTTTTTTGTACACTTTTTACATTTACCGGGATAGAGAAGCAGATCAAATTACCTACTTTGGAGTAAGAACCGTACCAAATCTCTTTATCTGTCAATAAAAGGATAGAAATGTCTAGGAGAATCGTTCTATAATGAAGGTAACAGGTTAGAGCGGGAATACCGTTCTCTCTACCAAGCTGTTCCGTTACTGAGGAGGATTTCTAGTATGGCAGGAGAAACTATTTTAGTCGTAGATGACGAGCAAGAAATTGTCCAATTGATTCAACTCTACCTAGCGCGGGAAGGCTACAAAGTCATCAGCGCCAATAACGGTCACGATGTATTTGAGATCGTGAAGGAACATAAGCCCGATCTTATTATTCTGGACATTCTATTGCCAGGACTTGATGGTATAGAAGTTTGCCGACAGCTTCGCAAAACGAGCAATACGCCGATCCTGTTCATCTCCTGTAAGAGTGAGGATATTGATATTATTCTCGGATTAAGCATGGGTGGCGATGATTATATGACGAAGCCTTTCAGCCCTAGTCAGCTCGTCGCTAGAGTCAAAGCTCATTTGCGTCGAAATTCCATTCGAGAGCAGCATCAGGATGATCCTCAGTTGGTGAAATTCCCTGGCCTCGAAATCGATCTGGTCAGCCACATCGTTCGCGTGAATGGACAAACCATATCGTTATCGGCCAAAGAATTCGATTTGCTTTCCTTAATGGCTAAGACCCCTAATCGAGTGTACAAAATCGAGCACCTGTTTGAACTTATATGGAGCCTGGATAGCATGGGCGATCCAAGAACACTCATTGTACATATTAGTAATCTGCGTAAGAAAATTGAATCTAACCCAGCCGAACCTCGCTACATTATTACGGTTCGTGGTGTCGGATACAAATTTAACGGTTCGGCTGTTTAGAACAGTCGGCTGAACCATACAATGAAATAATGCTGCAGAGGAACCGCTGCTGCCGCTATGACAAGTGCCGGAAGCATGTTGGCAACATTCATTTTTTTAATTTGAAGAATGTTGAGGCCTACGCCGATAACCAGGACGCCACCCACGGCTGTAATTTGGACAATCATTGCATCTAAGGAAGCTTGGCTAAATGCCATGGCAATAAACGTCGCTGCCAGAGCGATGACCCCTTGCATCACGAACACGGATACAGCCGAGAAGATCACACCTATCCCAAGGGTAGACGCGAAGATAATGGATAAGAACCCGTCCAGCAATGATTTGGTATATAAAATATCATGATTATGCCTAAGGCCGCCATCCAGTGGACCCAGAATAGCCATAGCTCCAATGCAATATACCAAGGTGCATGTCACGAAGCCTTCCGAGATACTGCTTGTTCGATGAGCAGTATCACCTTTATGTAGTGCAGCCTGCAACCAGTCACCTAACTGTCCAAGTCTGTACTCGATTCGAAGTAACTCTCCAATGATCCCTCCAATAACCACACTCATAATGACCAGTACGATTTGATTCGATTTTAATGCCATAGTAATGCCCAGCACAGTAATGGCAAGCCCAAGGCCTTGCATGACTGTGCTTTTTATGCCTTCTGAGATGCGGGGCAGCATCATTCCTAATATTCCCCCAATAATAATGGCGATTGCATTCACAATCGTCCCCCATAAAGCCATGCTAATTCATTCCCTTTCTGCCTTCTGATCTGTGACAACCTTCTCATTCTACATGATTCTGCTCATAATTTCCTCCATCGTTGGAAATGGTATGAATAAGCAACAGGAAAGGAGGAATACAGCATGTCTAATGACAAATCGATGGATCCTATGACTGGCGACACGGTGGAGACGGATGGTATTTATGCCAATGAAGCAGGACGAGAGGTTACGCTCAAGCGCGGCGACGAGTTTCCCGCCGATCTTATTTTGGGACGAACGACTTGGGAATTGAAGGGCTTCGCCGATGAAGCCGTGATTGATCACGACCAGTCTGAGCTTAACCCTATGCGCAAGCGTGTGGACGCGAGAACCTAATCATAGAACCGAGCTGCGATGAAATGCAGCTCGGTTTTTGCCTGCGTATGATATACTAAGGGGATGATATATCAAGCGTTGGGGGAACAAGCATGAACGGAAAACGAATTATTATTGTAACCGGAGGGACACTCGGAGATTGGGCCCTTGGAGACATTCATGAAGATGACGTTCTCGTAGGGTCGGACCGTGGTGCCCTTTATCTGATTCAACATGGCTTTACGCCGCATATTTCACTCGGTGATTTCGATTCTGTCACTCCCGAAGAGTTGAGCCGTATTCGCTCTTCCAGTCTCACTTTCATCGATTGCGATCCGGTCTTCAAGGATTTAACCGACACCGAAATGGCCTTTAACTGGGCACTGGCTCAGCTGCCAGATCATATCGTCCTACTTGGCGCGCTCGGCACACGCTTTGATCACTCGTTAGCCAACGTACATCTGCTTCGCAAAGGCACTGAGCATGGAGTCTCCTGTTCCATTGTGGATGCCAACAACCAAATCATTGTCATTAATCAGTCCACTCGTATCTTACGGGGGAGCTATACACATATATCGCTGCTGCCGCTTAGTTTGGAAGTAACCGGCATTACGCTGCACGGTTTCCAATATCCGCTTCAGCAAGCGACTCTTCAGATTGGACAGTCCCTTGGAATTAGTAATGTACTTAAGGAATCGGAAGGTCTCATCGAACTCCAAACAGGCTTATTACTTGTTATCCAAAGTAAAGATTAAGCAAAAAATTTTAAAATTAGACAATCTTCTATGAATCATACAGAGGTTTACTCTGTTACAATAAGCTGTACGCCATATATTAATTAAGATATTGAGGTCGTTCAAGCATGCAGCATGTGCAAGAGAATCCGGTAAAGAACCTTCATCATAAGAGTGTGCAATCCGTCATAACCTAATTTGCAGCCGTACATTTACTTACGAACCGAGAAGCCGAAATAATAGGTCTTATCGCGCTCCACGGCTACAGTAACAAAGAAATAGCTGATCACTGCAACATTAGCGAAAAAACAGTTAAAGTCCATATTGATAAAATTATGGATAAAGTTGGAACTCGATCGATGCGCAAGCTTCTAGCTGCCATCATCAGCAAGGCGGTTTAACCCACGCGCCAAAAACGGCTATTCGAACTGGAAACAGTTTGGATAGCCGTTTTTTATATGAGAGAATCTCTCTAACTGGTTAAATTTAGGTATATTTCTCCCAACCTCTGCTTACAAATAGAGTAATAGATTATTCCTCTAGAAATGGTTGGTGTGCCTATGAACTACCAAAGAAAGAGAATCCTTCTTTATTCGGTGCTAGCAGGTCTATTTACTATACTTCTCCTACTCGTATCCATCGGTCTGAATTCCTCGGGGTATCCATTACAGGGATCCTCACCAACTCCGGCATTGATCCCTCATCAGGTCGATGCTCAGATCGTCGAATCTCCATCCCAAGCTCTGGTCGAAGTCTATCCTTTGGTCGAGGACAAGCCCGCTCTAAGCGTAGAATTGACTCCAGCTCCGCCTCTTCTAGAGGAACCCAAATTGCCTGAGCCATCATCTGTTACCTTGAATACTTACGTCCCCCTTCCCGCTCCTCCGACTGCTTCCGCAGTTAAAGGGGCAGTTCAATCTACAACAAGACCAACACCTCTGCCGTCCAAAATTAGCATACCCGTCCTCAACTACCACAGTGTCACGATTGATCCCGGGAATGTCGTCGTTATTTCCCCAGCCAAGCTGGCGGAGCAGCTGGCGTATCTTCACGATCATGGATACACCCCAGTCTCTCTCGCTACATTTATTAGCCTTATTGAAGGAGAAGACGTCGAGGCGGCTCCTGAGAAACCCGTACTGCTGACTTTTGACGACGGATACATCGATAATTATGAGCAAGCGATGCCTCTTCTTGCCAAATATGCCTTCCCGGCTACCCTCTTTATATCGCCAGGTATGAACAATCAGGAAGGTTACCTGAACTGGGAACAGATCAAGAAGCTGCAAGAAGCCGGCTGGGACATTCAACCTCATGGGATGACACATCCCCATCTCCCGCGGCTTTCAGCGGATCAACAAGCCTTCGAAATCTTAGAAGCCAGAAAGCAAATCGAGGAAAAGCTCGGAACCAAAGCCGATGTATATTGCTACCCTTATGGCGAATATAACAAAACAACATTGAAGCTTCTTAAAGATCATGGATTTCGTTATGCTTTTACAATTGAACAAGGCAATGCAACAAACCAGCAGTCCCCTTATCTGCTCAAAAGACATTTTATTAACGGAGAAGAAGGCTTGAAATCATTCATTCGCAAGCTTTCCACACGCGATTAGTGAGCAATATTTTCAAATTCATCAAATGAAAGATAGTTCAAATTAATCATCGATATAGTATAATAGGCCTATCAACCAGGAGGAGCAATTCGTATGTCACAAGCAAATAAGCGCTCCAGCTTCCGACTCAATCTTCAAATTCCTTTATCAGCCATGTTCAAAATCATTGGGATCAAAAACAAGGCAGCTGACACCAAACATTCTAAGATTATGATAAGAGATATTAGCTCAGGCGGTATACGCATTCACACCCCATTGAATCTTCCTATCGATATGAGCTTGCTGCTGGAATTCACTTTTCATCTTTTTTATCAAGAGATCAAAGTATTAGGTGTCCTCACACGAAAAACGATGCTGAAGCCATCCCTTTATGAATACGGGATTGAATTCAGCATCGCAGATCCAATCATGGAACAGCAGCTTACCAGTCATCTGATCTTATTAGGTGCTCGTTTAAAACATAACAACATGCTGGCCAGCTGCAGCTTCTGTTCCGATGAAGATATAGCAGATATTTTCTCTACCACCTATGAGATTACATAGCAGCTGCAAGCTTCTGTACAAATTGTTCTAAGTACTGCTGATCTATGTCATCAAATCGGCTCTTGATAGGACTGTCAATATCCAGCACCCCGATGAGCTCATTGCTTACAAGGATCGGTACCACAATCTCCGATTGTGATGCCGCATCGCAGGCGATGTGTCCTGGAAATGCATGCACATCTGGAACAAGTACCGTTTCACGGCGTTCTGCTGATGTACCGCAAACACCTTTACCCAGTGGAATCCGTACACAAGCCGGAAGTCCTTGAAACGGCCCCAGTACGAGCTCCTTCTTATCTCTTGTCTCATCTAATAAATAAAAACCCACCCAATTCACATCACTCAGAAACTGTCCGAGCAGCGCAGCGGCGTTAGCCAAATTCGCTATGCGATTTGGTTCATCATGTATCAAAGCTTCAACTTGCTGAATCAGCAAGGCATAATTATGTTCTCTTGTTCCCTCATAACTTGATTTCGCAAACATCTCTCATCATCCCTTTTCCCAAATCATTCCTACCTGCTTATCATACCAAAAGATAACCTTCCTACCCAAATGCAAAAAAAAGGGCGAGTTCGTCTCAACCGTATAGGCTCGGAGAATAGGCTCAGAAACCGCGTAATAAGCGTTTGCTCCGTGCTTTCTTAGGAATTGGCGATCCAGCAGCGTTTGGTCCATTGGCTCTACCGCGGGGTTCAAGTTGTAAGTCCGGTAGGCAATCTTCGCGACGATTAACTTGTATGTACAGCTTGTACTGATTGTATGTATATCTAGGAATGAATAATTGAAAAAATGATCGTTTTCCCATCCGCTTCTAACCGTGTTTCAACAGAGTAGCTGCCGATTTGTTTCGTTGTGGTTTCGAGAACACCTTTAGCCGCTGCGCGTTCACAAGCGTCAGTAAAATGGCGATAGAAGATGTCTGCGTCATAGCCAAAAAGGAAATCCGTGAACTTCCGGATGCTCTCCATATTACGGGCTAGTGTCCCGTCTTCTAGGTGCACAGTCACGCCATAGGTTATAAACTGCGGATCTAACCATAAGGACACTTCATTGCTGTTGCGCACCTCGGTGGTCGCACCGCTCATCGCCAGCCCTTTAGCCTCGGCATCTCGGAATAAACGCAGCGTTGTTTCTTCAAGATCATAATTTGTACCTCGCAGCTTACCCGCTTCTTCCATCACATCGTAAGCTTGCAGCATTCGCTGATCGGGGAATACCAGCTTCTTATAGCTGCCATCCTTCGTAGGCACGACTTTGATGAACGCTTCACTTCCGCTGTTCACACTGATACGCTTCGACTTCGTCTGCAAACGAGCAATGATTTGCAGCGCTTCTGCTCGGGTAACCGTTCGTCCAACGCCGAAGTAACCGTTCGGGTAGCCTTCCATGATTCCCTTCGTCATGGCCTCGCCGATAAATTTCTGCTGTCTGGCCGTCGCACTTTGAAGATCACCGAATTGGGAAGCTGCTTTGAGACTGTACACTTCATCTTCCAAATACTCGGTTTCCTTAAGTAAATAGTACAGAATTTCAGCCACATCTTCGCGTTTTAGCATTGCCTTGTAGTCACTGAACTGACCTTTGCTTATAAAATGAAGATCACTGGCCAAATCCAAATAAGGCTTTGCCCAATATCCGACTGTGTTCGGTTTGAACGTGAAATCCCGATAATCCTGCTGCAAAATACTTTGGTTGCTCGCGCTAAGCGTTTGTAGAAAGTTTGATTTCCATTTGCGCTCACCATTCGGATATTTATCTGTAAAAGCGAGCAAGACAATTTTCACAAATTGATCAGCCGTCACAGAATCATCTGGTCGAAAAGTTCCATCAGGAAAGCCGTCTAGCAGCCCTTGCTGCACCATCTGACTAATCGTCTGCTCCGCCCAATGGCCCCGAACGTCCGTCATACCGGCTGCTTCACTCTTCCCTTGTTCGACACCTATTGTCATTACGCAACATACCGTTGCAATCGTAATCCATTTCTTGAGCTGTACCATCTTATTACTCTCCGCTTCTCCATGAGTTTTTGGCATCGTTTACACCAGTCTTTAGGATAAGCCTTCTACAATGCTTTGAGAACAGGCTTAAAGCCTAGTGATCCAAGGTGCCAAGAACTATCCATCATGGGACTATAGCCATAGGGATGGGTATGAAAAAGGACCATGCTTCTACATATGTAGAAAACACAGTCCTTACTTTCCATCGAAAAAATGGTTCATTTAGCCGATCTTTTTCCCAGCACCCACTGTTATAACTGAATTATAATAGCGCAGCCAATCTGTTATGTACAACATTTTGGTCAGGAAGTCTGGCGCATTCCCCTGCAAACTCGCATACTTTTCCTGCTGCAGCAGTTGATGCATCTCCCAGCTTTTCTGAAATATAGTTTTAATGAAAGCTTCCTCCGTTTGCGGCTTATGCAGATCCGTTCCGCGCGAGAGTTCGATTTCCTCAATAATAACGCCTCGATAGTAGGGATGTACGTTCACTTGTTGCCCCATATCAATGTAAGCGAGACCTGTAAATTCGAAAGGCAGCCAAATTAAATTCGTCTTCCTGTCTTCCAGTTTAACTGTATAAGCTAAGCCCAAGTTCAGAGCAATCGGCTGAGGAAAGTTTTTGATTTGTCCAGACCGCAAATGATCCACTATATACTCAACGAAATTCATGGTGTTCTCCCTCTCCGAAGGACCTGATCTTTCATCCAATGTCCTTTCTTCATATTGCGTGTTAAGGCCTTCTATTGTCAAGACACATCATGACGAATTCCTACCCCTATCGCATACAAATAACCAATTACTGCCATGCTATGAAAAAAATATCACCAAGAGAAAGGATTTATTTGAATATGAATTCCACTCCCCGATGGTCGTTGGCATCTGTTAGAAGGTTTGATATTATCTATGCACAGCGACGAAACCCTTATCTAGTCGCATGGTGGTCAGCTTCGTTCCCAGGATTCGGTCATCTGCTCATGTACAAAAATACGATGGGTGTCTTATTAACTCTTTCCGAGGTTATGATTAATTCACTAGCTTCCATCAATTTGGCCATGGTGTATTCTTTCTGCGGTAAGTTTGAAATGGCTAAGCAAGTTTTACAGCCTTTATGGGTGTACGGCTATATGATTATTTATTTTTTTGCTATATGGGATAGTTATCGCTGCGCTCTTGAGACCAATAAGCACTATGAACTAGCCATTCTCGAGAACGCACGCTTTCCTAATCAATTGATGCGCGCAACCGGTATCCAATTTATTGAAAAGAAAAGCCCCCTCACTGCCGCTTTATGTTCATTCTTTTTCCCAGGTCTTGGACAGCTTTATAATAAACATATTTGGCTTGGCTTTTACGGCATATTCTGGTGGTGGGTCTATGTAACGTTCTCGCACTTTTACGAAGCTGTTCTCGCTCTTATTTTGGGACATAATCGGTTAGTTTCCAATATTCTACATCCCCAGTGGTTGCTGTTCATGCCTTCTGTGCTCGGAGGTGCCATCTATCACTCTTATACGAGTGCAATTGAGCAGAACCGATTATTCCGCATCTCACAGCGCCAATATTTAACCGACTATTACAGATTAGCGAGGAGCAGCGTATATGACGTCACTTCCGGAGGTAATCATCCCTTGTGGATTGTAGGTACTTTTGAACATTCAACCGAACTGGAGCAAGCGTTAAGCATTATTGAGCATAGTGGAATTCATTCCAGTCGGATCATCCCTATCCTCATGGACATTGATGCGGATAAGTCTCTCTCCATTGTAGACCAGCGGTTCGATAAAACCGCCAAAGCCGTCGAAATTGGATTAGCCAGTGCTACAGCATGCGGTGTTTTTGGCATTAGTGTAGGCTTCATCCTCGCATGGGGTCCCATTATTTGGGGTATTATCTCAGGAATAGGTGGATTTTTATTAGGCTTTAGTATTGGATTAGTCTTAAAAAACAAACATCGCTTCTACAATAAACCGAATATATTGCCTGAAGTGACTGTTCTTGTCCAATATGAGCTTGCAGAAGATGAGGCCTTGATCAAGCAAACTTTTTGGAAGTACAAAGCCTTAACTGTAGGTAAAATAGAAAAACCCATACATCCTTTACACTTTAAACCGTCCAACAACGCTTTGTAAGGCTTCCGCCGTTTCGCTAAGACTTATTACCGATTTATCAATGGCTTCCATCGCGTACAATTGCTCCTTCGTATGTGACACAATGGTTTGAGATTGCTGCGACGATTGCTTGGCTAGATGAGCCATCTCCGCAATGGAAGCAGACACTTCCTGGGTTCCAGCAGACATTTCTTCCGTGGCAGAGGAAAGATCCTGCACCTGTTCTGAGATGTTGGCGATGGCTTGAAGGATCCCTCCAAACATGTCACCCGATTGTATAATCAGCTGCACACCGTGCTTCACCTCATCCTTCACCTCCTGCATAGAAGTCATGGAAGCCAAGGCGTCTTCTTTTATCCCTTTAATGATATCGTTGATTTGCGACGTAGACTGGATCGCTTGCTCAGCCAATTTCCTTACCTCCGCAGCCACGACAGCAAAGCCTCTGCCATTCTCCCCTGCTCTTGCGGCTTCAATCGATGCATTAAGCGCTAGTAGATTCGTCTGTGAAGCAATGCCTGTAATGACATCCACAATATGATGGATTTCCTGCGATCTTCCCCCTACACGATCAATAATTTGCGTAGATGTTTCCACGGATTGCTCAATCCGATTCATTTGCTGAATGGAATCTGCAATGGTCGCATGACCTCGCTTCGCATCTTCCCTAGCATCTAAGGAGGCTGCCGCTACTGTAGAGGAGGATTCAGCCATACGCTGAATCCCTACTGCCATCTCTTCCATGGCTCTAGCGCTTTCGGATGCACCTTGATCCTGTGCCGCATTTCCCGCAGCAACCACATCAATCGAAAGAGCAATTTCACTTGTAGCTTGTATGGTAAGCCGCGTGTGGTTCCCCAGCTGACCCCCAGATTGTTGAACCGAGTCCGCATTCACTGCGGCTTCATGCAGAAGGGAGCGAAGCTGACCGACCATATTATTGCAAGCATCAATTAATTGCCCCGTTTCGTCCTTACTCATCTTCCCATCCAGACGCGAGGTAAGGTCGCCATTTGCTACGCGACGCAAGAAACCTACCGCTCTCGTAATAGGCCTCGTGATCATCCGTTCTAATGTAAAAGCTAGGAATAAACCAATCACAACAACAGCTACGCTAGATATGATCAAAGTCTTCACCAATTGCGACATATGATTATCTAAATTGCTTTGCGCTTCTGCATACTTCTTGTCATAAGCAAGCACAAGCTTATCTGTTAACTCGTAAATTTGATTTTTGGCTTCATCGGTTTCATCGTCTACTTTCTTGTATTCCGCTTTCAACTGTTGAGCTGTGTATTTATCTTGATTGTTATAGACTGCAACCACCTTATCGAACATCGCGATGTACAGCTGGCTTTGCTTAACAACACTCCCAGCCCACTGGCGCTCTTCATCCGTTCTAGCCGATGCACTTATACTTTCTACCATTTCAAGAAATATCTTCGTGTTCTCTTGGTATTCCTGAATAATC is drawn from Paenibacillus sp. V4I7 and contains these coding sequences:
- a CDS encoding thiamine diphosphokinase, whose protein sequence is MNGKRIIIVTGGTLGDWALGDIHEDDVLVGSDRGALYLIQHGFTPHISLGDFDSVTPEELSRIRSSSLTFIDCDPVFKDLTDTEMAFNWALAQLPDHIVLLGALGTRFDHSLANVHLLRKGTEHGVSCSIVDANNQIIVINQSTRILRGSYTHISLLPLSLEVTGITLHGFQYPLQQATLQIGQSLGISNVLKESEGLIELQTGLLLVIQSKD
- a CDS encoding response regulator transcription factor; this translates as MAGETILVVDDEQEIVQLIQLYLAREGYKVISANNGHDVFEIVKEHKPDLIILDILLPGLDGIEVCRQLRKTSNTPILFISCKSEDIDIILGLSMGGDDYMTKPFSPSQLVARVKAHLRRNSIREQHQDDPQLVKFPGLEIDLVSHIVRVNGQTISLSAKEFDLLSLMAKTPNRVYKIEHLFELIWSLDSMGDPRTLIVHISNLRKKIESNPAEPRYIITVRGVGYKFNGSAV
- a CDS encoding methyl-accepting chemotaxis protein — encoded protein: MVQSTKLSVNEQTTSVTNEKIALSLKSMVGILYSNQADLIINNNKEIIQEYQENTKIFLEMVESISASARTDEERQWAGSVVKQSQLYIAMFDKVVAVYNNQDKYTAQQLKAEYKKVDDETDEAKNQIYELTDKLVLAYDKKYAEAQSNLDNHMSQLVKTLIISSVAVVVIGLFLAFTLERMITRPITRAVGFLRRVANGDLTSRLDGKMSKDETGQLIDACNNMVGQLRSLLHEAAVNADSVQQSGGQLGNHTRLTIQATSEIALSIDVVAAGNAAQDQGASESARAMEEMAVGIQRMAESSSTVAAASLDAREDAKRGHATIADSIQQMNRIEQSVETSTQIIDRVGGRSQEIHHIVDVITGIASQTNLLALNASIEAARAGENGRGFAVVAAEVRKLAEQAIQSTSQINDIIKGIKEDALASMTSMQEVKDEVKHGVQLIIQSGDMFGGILQAIANISEQVQDLSSATEEMSAGTQEVSASIAEMAHLAKQSSQQSQTIVSHTKEQLYAMEAIDKSVISLSETAEALQSVVGRFKV
- a CDS encoding sensor domain-containing diguanylate cyclase, encoding MSHKADSDIAKHSSLQKDTFVRQFIEQAWDLFSTFDVYGNLTYASKNFSEVIGFIPTDFQQIVGFIDSEYGMDLHKMFIKTLQTCSSSKLEFRAKGASKNIIWFECTAIPIRNDEGVLAEISFVLTDITLRKNQESRLIAMAFHDPLTGLPNRRMFKEHLQQMLLQANRTKRPFGLLYLDIDDFKVINDTMGHDVGDAFLQAFTHRIKGCLREVDMFARMGGDEFTILLPAVNCKEHVENVAQRIIQCFEQPWDIQGQQFRATVSMGITMYSSDESDATSMMKEVDIALYKVKGKGRNHYQFYY
- a CDS encoding GAF domain-containing protein codes for the protein MFAKSSYEGTREHNYALLIQQVEALIHDEPNRIANLANAAALLGQFLSDVNWVGFYLLDETRDKKELVLGPFQGLPACVRIPLGKGVCGTSAERRETVLVPDVHAFPGHIACDAASQSEIVVPILVSNELIGVLDIDSPIKSRFDDIDQQYLEQFVQKLAAAM
- a CDS encoding PilZ domain-containing protein, with translation MSQANKRSSFRLNLQIPLSAMFKIIGIKNKAADTKHSKIMIRDISSGGIRIHTPLNLPIDMSLLLEFTFHLFYQEIKVLGVLTRKTMLKPSLYEYGIEFSIADPIMEQQLTSHLILLGARLKHNNMLASCSFCSDEDIADIFSTTYEIT
- a CDS encoding DUF554 domain-containing protein → MALWGTIVNAIAIIIGGILGMMLPRISEGIKSTVMQGLGLAITVLGITMALKSNQIVLVIMSVVIGGIIGELLRIEYRLGQLGDWLQAALHKGDTAHRTSSISEGFVTCTLVYCIGAMAILGPLDGGLRHNHDILYTKSLLDGFLSIIFASTLGIGVIFSAVSVFVMQGVIALAATFIAMAFSQASLDAMIVQITAVGGVLVIGVGLNILQIKKMNVANMLPALVIAAAAVPLQHYFIVWFSRLF
- a CDS encoding polysaccharide deacetylase family protein, encoding MNYQRKRILLYSVLAGLFTILLLLVSIGLNSSGYPLQGSSPTPALIPHQVDAQIVESPSQALVEVYPLVEDKPALSVELTPAPPLLEEPKLPEPSSVTLNTYVPLPAPPTASAVKGAVQSTTRPTPLPSKISIPVLNYHSVTIDPGNVVVISPAKLAEQLAYLHDHGYTPVSLATFISLIEGEDVEAAPEKPVLLTFDDGYIDNYEQAMPLLAKYAFPATLFISPGMNNQEGYLNWEQIKKLQEAGWDIQPHGMTHPHLPRLSADQQAFEILEARKQIEEKLGTKADVYCYPYGEYNKTTLKLLKDHGFRYAFTIEQGNATNQQSPYLLKRHFINGEEGLKSFIRKLSTRD
- a CDS encoding S-layer homology domain-containing protein; its protein translation is MPKTHGEAESNKMVQLKKWITIATVCCVMTIGVEQGKSEAAGMTDVRGHWAEQTISQMVQQGLLDGFPDGTFRPDDSVTADQFVKIVLLAFTDKYPNGERKWKSNFLQTLSASNQSILQQDYRDFTFKPNTVGYWAKPYLDLASDLHFISKGQFSDYKAMLKREDVAEILYYLLKETEYLEDEVYSLKAASQFGDLQSATARQQKFIGEAMTKGIMEGYPNGYFGVGRTVTRAEALQIIARLQTKSKRISVNSGSEAFIKVVPTKDGSYKKLVFPDQRMLQAYDVMEEAGKLRGTNYDLEETTLRLFRDAEAKGLAMSGATTEVRNSNEVSLWLDPQFITYGVTVHLEDGTLARNMESIRKFTDFLFGYDADIFYRHFTDACERAAAKGVLETTTKQIGSYSVETRLEADGKTIIFSIIHS